From Streptomyces sp. NBC_01754, a single genomic window includes:
- a CDS encoding metallophosphoesterase family protein: protein MARPPFRAVAARLRFRPRRRPGAVTATLTAAPRPWVRALGLVAVVVLGAWLGLLAVGSVRTPVGPMDTTMTLRPSATGGTKINVSPLGALHLDSHHAPVRLDVDVDQLDPERSQALVKHPERLSGLQDEVTGDVAAGTRELAVRSCVAVVTGATALGLVVYRRPRRALAAGGLALALLAASGVSAYATWNPKSVLEPKFSGLLSSAPSVVGDARSIVTDFDVYQQELARLVTNVTKLYDATSTLPVYQPDPATIRVLHVSDIHLNPAAWHIVQSLVEQYEIDVIIDSGDTMDHGTAAENGFLDPVRDLGAPYVWVRGNHDSTATQDYLKKLRNVHVLDEGGTVDVAGLRVAGIGDPQFTPDRVRPRGGEEAERRAGRELAAALRDQRRAGTPVDIAVTHDPAAARETDGAVPLVLAGHVHHRVNELLPQGTRLKIEGSTGGGGLRAVQNEKPEKVRASVLYMDRSTRHLQAWDEITLGGLGLTTAEVSRHLPEENLMKSTPSPSAPTPSP, encoded by the coding sequence ATGGCCCGCCCTCCGTTCCGTGCCGTAGCCGCACGCCTCCGCTTCCGCCCCCGCCGCCGCCCCGGCGCCGTCACCGCCACGCTCACCGCCGCCCCGCGCCCCTGGGTCCGGGCGCTCGGTCTGGTCGCGGTCGTGGTGCTGGGGGCCTGGCTCGGGCTGCTGGCGGTCGGGAGTGTGCGTACGCCGGTCGGGCCCATGGACACCACCATGACCCTGCGGCCCTCGGCGACCGGCGGCACCAAGATCAACGTGTCTCCGCTCGGCGCCCTGCACCTGGACTCCCACCACGCCCCGGTCCGGCTCGACGTGGACGTGGACCAGCTGGACCCGGAACGCTCCCAGGCGCTGGTCAAGCACCCCGAACGCCTCTCCGGGCTCCAGGACGAGGTCACCGGCGACGTCGCCGCCGGGACCCGGGAACTGGCCGTCCGCTCCTGCGTGGCGGTCGTCACCGGGGCCACCGCGCTCGGCCTCGTCGTCTACCGCCGCCCGCGCCGCGCCCTGGCCGCCGGCGGGCTCGCCCTGGCGCTGCTGGCGGCGTCCGGCGTCAGCGCGTACGCCACCTGGAACCCGAAGTCGGTCCTGGAACCCAAGTTCTCCGGACTGCTCTCCAGCGCCCCCTCAGTCGTGGGTGACGCCCGCTCGATCGTCACGGACTTCGACGTCTACCAGCAGGAACTGGCCCGCCTCGTCACCAATGTGACCAAGCTGTACGACGCCACCTCCACGCTCCCCGTCTACCAGCCCGACCCCGCGACCATCCGGGTCCTGCACGTCTCCGACATCCACCTCAACCCCGCCGCCTGGCACATCGTCCAGTCCCTCGTGGAGCAGTACGAGATCGACGTGATCATCGACTCCGGGGACACCATGGACCACGGCACGGCTGCCGAGAACGGCTTCCTGGACCCGGTCCGAGACCTCGGCGCGCCCTATGTGTGGGTGCGGGGCAACCACGACTCCACGGCCACCCAGGACTACCTGAAGAAGCTCAGGAACGTGCACGTCCTGGACGAGGGCGGCACGGTGGACGTCGCCGGACTGCGGGTGGCCGGCATCGGCGACCCGCAGTTCACCCCGGACCGCGTACGCCCGCGCGGCGGCGAGGAGGCCGAGCGCCGGGCGGGCAGGGAGCTGGCCGCCGCGCTGCGCGACCAGCGGCGGGCGGGCACCCCGGTGGACATCGCGGTGACCCACGACCCGGCCGCGGCCCGGGAGACGGACGGGGCGGTGCCGCTGGTGCTGGCCGGTCACGTCCACCACCGTGTGAACGAACTGCTGCCGCAGGGCACCCGGCTGAAGATCGAGGGCTCCACGGGCGGCGGCGGGCTGCGCGCCGTACAGAACGAGAAACCCGAGAAGGTCCGCGCCTCGGTGCTCTACATGGACCGCTCCACCCGGCATCTACAGGCCTGGGACGAGATCACCCTGGGGGGTCTGGGGCTGACGACGGCCGAGGTCAGCCGTCATCTGCCGGAGGAGAACCTGATGAAGTCCACACCCTCCCCGAGCGCCCCCACACCCTCCCCGTAA
- a CDS encoding metallopeptidase family protein — protein sequence MLEMTREEFEELVSLALDRVPPELMRLMDNVAVFVEDEPEDPGDRELLGLYEGTPLTDRGEWYAGVLPDRITVYRGPTLRMCETREDVVAETEITVVHEIAHHFGIDDERLHELGYG from the coding sequence GTGCTGGAGATGACGCGCGAGGAGTTCGAAGAGCTGGTGAGCCTGGCTCTGGACCGGGTCCCGCCTGAGCTGATGCGGCTGATGGACAACGTGGCGGTGTTCGTGGAGGACGAGCCGGAGGACCCGGGGGACCGGGAACTGCTCGGCCTCTACGAGGGGACGCCGCTCACCGACCGCGGTGAGTGGTACGCGGGGGTGCTGCCGGACCGGATCACCGTCTACCGCGGACCGACGCTGCGCATGTGCGAGACGCGCGAGGACGTCGTCGCCGAGACCGAGATCACCGTGGTCCACGAGATCGCCCACCACTTCGGCATCGACGACGAGCGGCTGCACGAACTGGGATACGGGTGA
- a CDS encoding DEAD/DEAH box helicase produces MSISSSDRTVLSENTEIIESVGSTTDVVELAEAVVASEAPVETESPAVAVSAEEAVAEDASPEAPVEETTVEDAPAEDAPAEDAEPTVTFASLGLPDGIVRKLAQNGVTAPFPIQAATIPDALAGKDILGRGRTGSGKTLSFGLPTLAALSGGRTERKKPRAVILTPTRELAMQVADALQPYGDVLGLKMKVVCGGTSMGNQIYALERGVDILVATPGRLRDIINRGACSLEDVQVAVLDEADQMSDLGFLPEVTELLDQVPAGGQRMLFSATMENEIGTLVKRYLNNPVSHEVDSAQGNVTTMSHHVLVVKPKDKAPVTAAIAARKGRTIIFVRTQLGADRIAEQLIESGVKADALHGGMTQGARTRVLEDFKKGYVNALVATDVAARGIHVDGIDLVLNVDPAGDHKDYLHRSGRTARAGKSGVVVSLALPHQRRQIFRLMEDAGVDASRHMVQGAGVFEPEVAEITGARSLTEVQADSANNAAKQAEREAADLTKQLERVQRRAVELREEADRLVARAARERGDDPEAAVAEVAAEAEAALVAAVSVPEQPAARDDRRDDRGNFNRRDDRGGYRGGNDRGSRSFERRDDRGGRPTERRDNDRPAFRERRDERPSGGFRSGGGDRRDDRGGRSFERRDNDRPAFNRERRDERPSGGFRSGGGDRRDDRGGRSFERRDNDRPAFNRERRDERPSGGFRAGGSDRPFNRDRRDERPSGGFRSGGGDRPTGRRDDHRGGTGTGTSTGSFGRRDDKPRWKRNG; encoded by the coding sequence ATGTCAATTTCCAGTTCTGACCGTACCGTCCTGTCTGAGAACACCGAGATCATCGAGAGCGTCGGAAGCACCACCGACGTCGTCGAGCTCGCCGAGGCCGTCGTGGCCTCCGAGGCCCCGGTCGAGACCGAGTCCCCCGCCGTCGCCGTCTCCGCCGAGGAGGCGGTCGCCGAGGACGCTTCCCCCGAGGCTCCCGTCGAGGAGACCACCGTCGAGGACGCTCCCGCCGAGGACGCTCCCGCCGAGGACGCCGAGCCGACCGTCACGTTCGCCTCGCTCGGACTGCCCGACGGCATCGTCCGCAAGCTCGCGCAGAACGGCGTGACCGCGCCCTTCCCGATCCAGGCCGCGACCATCCCGGACGCCCTGGCCGGCAAGGACATCCTGGGCCGTGGCCGTACCGGCTCCGGCAAGACGCTCTCCTTCGGTCTGCCGACGCTGGCCGCCCTGTCCGGCGGACGCACCGAGCGCAAGAAGCCCCGCGCGGTCATCCTCACCCCGACCCGTGAGCTCGCCATGCAGGTGGCGGACGCGCTCCAGCCCTACGGCGACGTGCTCGGCCTGAAGATGAAGGTCGTCTGCGGCGGTACGTCGATGGGCAACCAGATCTACGCCCTGGAGCGCGGTGTCGACATCCTCGTCGCCACCCCGGGCCGGCTGCGCGACATCATCAACCGGGGGGCCTGCTCCCTGGAGGACGTCCAGGTCGCGGTCCTCGACGAGGCCGACCAGATGTCCGACCTGGGCTTCCTGCCCGAGGTCACCGAACTGCTCGACCAGGTCCCGGCCGGCGGCCAGCGCATGCTCTTCTCCGCGACGATGGAGAACGAGATCGGCACGCTGGTCAAGCGCTACCTCAACAACCCGGTCAGCCACGAGGTCGACAGCGCCCAGGGCAACGTCACGACGATGTCGCACCACGTCCTCGTCGTGAAGCCGAAGGACAAGGCGCCCGTCACGGCCGCGATCGCCGCCCGTAAGGGACGCACGATCATCTTCGTCCGCACCCAGCTGGGCGCCGACCGCATCGCCGAGCAGCTCATCGAGTCCGGGGTGAAGGCCGACGCGCTGCACGGCGGCATGACCCAGGGCGCCCGTACGCGGGTCCTGGAGGACTTCAAGAAGGGCTACGTCAACGCGCTCGTCGCCACCGACGTCGCCGCCCGAGGCATCCACGTCGACGGCATCGACCTGGTCCTGAACGTGGACCCGGCCGGTGACCACAAGGACTACCTGCACCGTTCCGGCCGTACCGCCCGTGCCGGCAAGTCCGGTGTGGTCGTCTCGCTGGCGCTGCCGCACCAGCGCCGCCAGATCTTCCGCCTCATGGAGGACGCGGGCGTCGACGCCTCGCGCCACATGGTGCAGGGCGCGGGCGTCTTCGAGCCGGAGGTCGCCGAGATCACCGGCGCCCGCTCGCTCACCGAGGTCCAGGCCGACTCCGCGAACAACGCGGCCAAGCAGGCCGAGCGCGAGGCCGCGGACCTCACCAAGCAGCTGGAGCGCGTCCAGCGCCGTGCCGTCGAGCTGCGCGAGGAGGCCGACCGCCTGGTCGCCCGTGCCGCCCGCGAGCGGGGCGACGACCCGGAGGCCGCGGTGGCCGAGGTGGCCGCCGAGGCCGAGGCCGCGCTGGTCGCCGCCGTGTCCGTCCCGGAGCAGCCCGCCGCGCGCGACGACCGCCGCGACGACCGGGGCAACTTCAACCGCCGTGACGACCGCGGTGGTTACCGCGGAGGCAACGACCGTGGCAGCCGCTCCTTCGAGCGCCGTGACGACCGTGGCGGCCGTCCCACCGAGCGTCGTGACAACGACCGCCCGGCGTTCCGTGAGCGTCGCGACGAGCGTCCTTCGGGTGGTTTCCGCTCGGGTGGCGGTGACCGTCGTGACGACCGTGGTGGCCGTTCCTTCGAGCGTCGTGACAACGACCGCCCGGCGTTCAACCGCGAGCGTCGCGACGAGCGCCCCTCCGGCGGTTTCCGCTCGGGTGGCGGTGACCGTCGTGACGACCGTGGTGGCCGTTCCTTCGAGCGTCGTGACAACGACCGCCCGGCGTTCAACCGCGAGCGTCGTGACGAGCGCCCCTCCGGCGGTTTCCGCGCCGGTGGCAGCGACCGTCCCTTCAACCGCGACCGTCGTGACGAGCGCCCCTCGGGCGGCTTCCGCTCCGGCGGAGGCGACCGCCCGACCGGCCGCCGTGACGACCACCGCGGCGGTACCGGTACCGGCACCAGCACGGGTTCCTTCGGCCGCCGTGACGACAAGCCGCGCTGGAAGCGCAACGGCTGA
- a CDS encoding response regulator transcription factor — MPTHPVQPPQPAQPPRPSPPRELTQRQEEVLWLMLTGATADRIAQALGISKATVQTHLRAIYAAFGVRSRAPAVIAAIERGYLPESLDRGWSPDREQVLRALRQAWSPCWAHPAHTPSCAVCVRAATLGHAIALVRDPRAPAHPPPAAGPRGATGGPRPLPLRPRRG, encoded by the coding sequence TTGCCCACCCATCCCGTCCAGCCACCTCAACCGGCCCAGCCGCCCAGGCCCTCGCCACCGCGAGAACTGACACAACGCCAGGAAGAAGTGCTGTGGCTCATGCTGACCGGCGCCACGGCCGACCGGATCGCCCAGGCACTGGGCATCAGCAAGGCCACCGTGCAGACCCATCTGCGCGCCATCTACGCGGCCTTCGGCGTACGCAGCCGTGCCCCGGCCGTCATCGCGGCCATCGAACGGGGCTATCTGCCCGAGAGCCTCGACCGGGGCTGGAGCCCGGACCGGGAGCAGGTGCTGCGCGCTCTGCGGCAGGCGTGGAGCCCCTGCTGGGCCCACCCGGCGCACACACCGAGCTGCGCCGTGTGCGTCCGGGCGGCCACCCTGGGCCACGCCATCGCCCTGGTACGGGACCCGCGGGCGCCGGCCCACCCGCCGCCGGCGGCCGGCCCCCGGGGCGCCACCGGCGGCCCCCGCCCGCTCCCGCTTCGCCCCCGCCGAGGGTGA
- a CDS encoding C40 family peptidase, whose translation MAESPKFVELRPVDGCGTCAFCTAPSPREKRTEPAAGRAPARACRRRAAGALLAVATSVVGIEAGTATPASALPAPSSEGWDGTRYWFESNGQWRWTSHQNVYLQRTGKKKAAPVPVKTTTARTPASGQAWLPAPSRAGWDGTRYWFESNGQWRWTSHQNVYLQRTGGKAGTGGTTAPQNTPAPPKANSGSLEPALSYALAQLGKPYIWGGNGYLGYDCSGLVQQAYRRAGIALPRVASDQYGATTKISSSSLRRGDLIFWSSNGRRSGVHHVAIYLGSGRYVEAPRPGVNIRVSSLSNGYAPNLFGRP comes from the coding sequence ATGGCCGAATCACCGAAGTTCGTCGAGCTGAGGCCCGTCGACGGCTGCGGGACGTGCGCGTTCTGCACCGCGCCGTCACCACGCGAGAAGCGGACCGAACCCGCAGCCGGACGGGCCCCGGCCCGCGCCTGCCGCAGGAGAGCGGCGGGCGCGCTGCTCGCCGTCGCCACGAGCGTCGTGGGCATCGAGGCGGGCACGGCGACCCCCGCGAGCGCCCTGCCCGCCCCCAGCAGCGAGGGCTGGGACGGCACCCGCTACTGGTTCGAGTCCAACGGCCAGTGGCGCTGGACCAGTCACCAGAACGTCTACCTCCAGCGCACCGGCAAGAAGAAGGCAGCCCCGGTCCCGGTCAAGACGACGACGGCACGGACTCCTGCCTCCGGGCAGGCCTGGCTGCCGGCACCGAGCCGGGCGGGCTGGGACGGCACCCGCTACTGGTTCGAGTCCAACGGCCAGTGGCGCTGGACCAGTCACCAGAACGTCTACCTCCAGCGCACCGGAGGCAAGGCGGGCACCGGGGGCACCACCGCCCCGCAGAACACACCGGCGCCCCCGAAGGCGAACAGCGGCTCCCTGGAACCCGCCCTCTCCTACGCCCTGGCCCAGCTCGGCAAGCCATACATCTGGGGCGGCAACGGCTATCTCGGCTACGACTGCTCCGGACTGGTGCAGCAGGCATACCGCCGCGCCGGGATCGCGCTGCCCAGGGTCGCCTCCGACCAGTACGGGGCCACCACCAAGATCTCGTCCAGCAGCCTGCGCCGGGGCGACCTGATCTTCTGGTCCTCCAACGGCCGCCGGTCCGGCGTCCACCACGTCGCCATCTACCTCGGCAGTGGACGCTACGTGGAGGCACCCCGGCCGGGCGTGAACATCCGAGTCTCCTCGCTGTCCAACGGCTACGCGCCGAACCTGTTCGGCCGCCCCTGA
- a CDS encoding SPFH domain-containing protein encodes MKSERARTPVNSVLPPDEFSFPLEQVGDPSFKEFAPQPGLDRGPAHTPDPAPGPDPSETRDGPHGPDEPWTEEAADRPRGTPTVHGSLHDTLVGTVVDPEPELEQVAPAGPRRRVPRAGTLSEVREFRARPVLSGTLALLCAMLCGGALTAIATRPQAVGRWTDLPEPSPPLLAALTAAVLLAAGGLLRNQEGHAVVLTRWGRYRGTVRRSGLVWVNPFVRRHRVDIRLRHFQGGTLHAVDRVGHPVVVGVLIVWRVKDTARAVFTVDDHEEFLGEQAVASVTETVSMLPCDRFSTPGPTLRDGTWFGEEATRRLASETAPAGLEVYSVQQLSLGYDAEVSDAIHRLRNAELDAELRTTVIGDAVDIARAALDRIRADEGDGEDAPSGRDAEFLRLFVLSLLSPSTNLKEWGNQWPNHRSSSS; translated from the coding sequence TTGAAGAGCGAGCGCGCACGGACACCTGTCAACTCTGTCCTGCCCCCCGACGAGTTCTCCTTCCCCCTTGAACAAGTGGGGGATCCGTCGTTCAAGGAGTTCGCCCCGCAACCCGGACTGGACCGGGGCCCCGCGCACACCCCTGACCCGGCCCCGGGGCCGGACCCGTCGGAGACCCGGGACGGCCCGCACGGTCCGGACGAGCCCTGGACGGAGGAGGCGGCCGACCGGCCTCGGGGCACCCCGACGGTCCATGGCTCCCTGCACGACACCCTCGTCGGCACCGTCGTGGACCCGGAGCCCGAGCTGGAGCAGGTGGCACCCGCCGGTCCCCGCCGCCGGGTGCCACGGGCGGGCACACTGTCCGAGGTACGGGAGTTCCGTGCCCGGCCGGTCCTGTCCGGCACCCTCGCCCTGCTCTGCGCCATGCTGTGCGGCGGTGCCCTCACTGCCATCGCGACGAGGCCGCAGGCCGTGGGGCGTTGGACAGACCTGCCCGAACCGTCTCCGCCGCTGCTGGCCGCCCTCACCGCCGCCGTGCTGCTCGCGGCGGGCGGTCTGCTCCGCAACCAGGAGGGCCACGCCGTGGTCCTGACCCGGTGGGGCCGCTACCGGGGCACGGTGCGCCGCAGCGGTCTGGTGTGGGTGAACCCCTTCGTCCGGCGGCACCGCGTGGACATACGGCTGCGCCACTTCCAGGGCGGCACCCTGCACGCGGTGGACCGCGTCGGCCATCCGGTCGTCGTCGGCGTGCTGATCGTCTGGCGGGTCAAGGACACCGCGCGGGCCGTGTTCACCGTCGACGACCACGAGGAGTTCCTGGGCGAACAGGCGGTGGCAAGCGTGACCGAAACCGTCTCGATGCTGCCCTGCGACCGGTTCAGCACCCCCGGGCCGACACTGCGCGACGGAACATGGTTCGGCGAGGAGGCCACCCGGCGCCTGGCCTCCGAGACAGCACCGGCGGGACTCGAGGTCTACTCCGTCCAGCAACTCTCCCTCGGCTACGACGCCGAGGTCTCCGACGCCATCCACCGGCTGCGCAACGCCGAACTCGACGCCGAACTGCGCACCACCGTGATCGGCGACGCCGTCGACATCGCCCGCGCGGCCCTGGACCGGATCAGGGCCGACGAGGGCGACGGCGAGGACGCGCCCTCGGGCCGGGACGCCGAGTTCCTGCGCCTGTTCGTACTGTCGCTGCTCAGCCCGAGCACGAACCTCAAGGAATGGGGAAACCAATGGCCGAATCACCGAAGTTCGTCGAGCTGA